The sequence below is a genomic window from SAR202 cluster bacterium.
CAAGACTTGCTTTTGAGACATCGATACCGATAAATGTACTCTGACTGGCCATGATGTCCCTTTCTGTCCCTACCTTGCGGAAGCGAGCTGTCACTAATGACGCTCAGGCAACTGTTCGGGATCTGTACGGTGATTTGCGCGGCGGCCTCGCTGAAGGACGGTCTCGACAATGTCGGACCAAGGCCTGATCGGCCTGCCGCGCTATCTCACATTTTATACATCAGCCAGTCTCTTTTTATCTTACAAGGCCGTAAAGTCCGGAAACCCATGCTAATAGAATTCGTTGGAGCAGGCAGGCCCAAGACCTGTCACTACCGAACAACAGATATTGAACCCCTACGCCTTCAGCACCGCCGTCTTGATCGTCATCTCTTTAGTCTCGGCTCTGGATGCTGACCAACTACTAACTACCAACGACCTACTACCGCTCTACTGCGTCTTCTCCGCCTCTGCATAAGCCTTCGCGAATTCAGGCGAGCCATCGTCTTCCCAGTATTGAAAGTTGATCCCCCGGATGTCGCCTTCCTCACGGCCGGTGATCCGCTGGACGGCAGGGTACCGGGTCGAATATATCTTCTTACCGCCGGGAAGGTGGAGAATGCCCACGGTCTTCGGCGGCTGCAGGGGCTCCTGCTGGGACATCCTCTTTATCGCGACCTCGTCCACATCGAACCCGAGGCCGGACCCTTCGGGCACCCGGGAGAAGCCCTCCGTCACCTCGAAGCGTTTCGTCGTGATGTCCTCTTCGTACTGGTCGTCCAGGTTGATAGAGTGGCCGGTGGCGGTGGGCAGCACGGCCGCGAGGTGCAGGGTCATCGCCTTCATGAGTGTGCCGCCGGTCAGCTGGAGTATCGTCTGGACGTTCGCGCGGGCACAGAGAGTGCCCTGTGCCATGATGCTGGCAATGGAGGTGCTGCCGACGAGCATGTAAGCGTCGGCCATGCCGGCCAGTATCTCCTGGAAGCCGCCCATGATGGGGTCGCCTCCATGGACGATCGCTATCTTGCTCTTCTGCCTGAGGGTGCGCCAGCCATCGACATCGGAGCGCATCATCGGGTCTTCGATGAAGCCGACGATTGGGCACTCGCGCTCCAGCATTTCGATGAGCGGCATGAGCGTCCCGACGGTCCGCTGGCCGTGGTTGAAGTCGTAGTGTATCTTGAAGCCCTTCGGCGGGTTCATGTCCATCGCCGCCTTTGCCTGCTCCACAGGGTCCCACCTGGCGTTGGTGTGCATCTTGAACACCATGTACCCTTCGTCCATGGAGCGCTTGACCTCCTGCGCGAAGACATCCGGCGGGCAGGGGCGAGTCCACGCCGCGACTGTTCCGGCGTCGCGGACCTTCTGGCCCAGCAGCTTGTATACCGGGACCTCAAGGTACTTGCCCATGACGTCGTATAGAGCAGAGCCCAGGCCCATGTTAAGCCTGTTCAGAAGGAAGTCGAACGGGTTGCGGTCGATTAGGGGCTCGAACATCGAATTTGGGGGCGGCGGCCCGGGCCAGTCGTAGTCGCCGTAGCCGACTATGCCGTTGTCCGTCTTGACCTTAAAGACCATGCGGCAGTCTATGCCGCTCATCCGCACCCTGCCGGCAAGGTTGTCGTAACGACTTGCCAGCCTGGGGTGTATTGGAATCGCTTCTATATCTATGATCTTCACGGCGCACCTCGCGATGGGATTTGCATACCGGCCGCGTGTCCACGCAAACGTTAGCAGCGGCGTGCGCGTTTGTAAATGCGCGCAAAAACCGTCGCAGGTCGGGGTGGCCTAGACCGGGTATGGGGATGTGGTTATACTGATAGTGGTTTTCAGGGCAGGGGGATTAGTCTCGCACAGGAGGAGACTCCGAATGACCATCAAGACCCGGACGGACATTGCCCTCGTCGCGCACCTGATGCGGCGGGCGGGCTTTGGAGCGACGCGCGCCGAGCTTGAGCAACTGGCTGAGAAGCCCTACGAGGACATCGTCGAGGACCTCCTGCACCCGGAGCGCCGGCCGGAGGTGGACGAGCACCTGCTGTTCCGCTACCACCCCACCACCGCGAGCTATGGCGACGGCGGCCACGCCCAGACGCACTGGCTCTACCGCATGGTGATGACGCAGCGCCCTCTGGAGGAGAAGATCGCCCTCTTCTGGCACTACGTCTTCGCCACCGGCAACGCGAAGGTGGAGAACGGCCCAGCCATGGGCCGTCAGATTGAGGGATTCCGCAAGCACGGGCTCGGCAACTACCGCGACCTCCTGGTCAGGCTGGCGCAGGACCCCGCCATGATCTACTGGCTGGACAATAACCACAACCACAAGCGCGCGCCGAACGAGAACTGGGGCCGGGAGCTGCTGGAGCTCTTCGCGATGGGGGCGGGCAACTACACGGAAAAGGACGTATACGAATGCGCCCGGGCCTTCACGGGCTGGAACATAATCGCCCGCATCGGCGTGCCGTGGGGCACGTACCCCTGGAAATTCGTCTACAAGCCGGAGGACCACGACTTCACTCAGAAGACGTTCCTCGGTCACACGGGCGAATTCAACGGCGAGGACATCATAGACATCGTCGTTCGGCAGCCGGCGACATCGCAGTTCATCGCCCGGCACCTCTACAACTTCTTTGTCGCCGACGAGCCGCAGGTGCCGGCGTGGCCCATAGAGCCGCCGCGCGACCCGGAGGCGGTCCGTTTCATCCGCGAGACCTTCGTGGACTCCGGGTACGAGATGAAGCCGGTCCTGAGGGCCATCTTCAATTCCGACTTCTTCAAGCAGGCGATGTACGAGAAGGTAAAGAGCCCCGTGGATCTGGTCGTGGGGACGCTGCGGCTGACGGGCGATATGAACGGCCCTGATCCCCGGTGGGGTGAGATGCCCCGCGATATGTCGCCGATGGGGCAGAATGTGATGGACCCGCCCAGCGTGGAGGGGTGGCACACCGGCCGCGAGTGGATAAACAGCGGCGCGCAGCTTCTGCGCGTTAATTTCACGAGCTACCGCTTCGCCGACACGTCGCTGCCCGGCGTGCAGGACATGATCAGCCGGGTCGCCTCCACTGCCGGGGAGACTATGACGGCGGAAGTGCTGGTGGGCCGGTGCCTGGAGCTTGCCGGGCCAGTAAAGGCCGCAGGCGCCACGCGGGCGGAGCTCGTCGGCCACGTGCGCAACGAGGGTCCGGTCTCATGGGCGCCGGACGACTACGACCGCTCAGCCCGGCGCGTGGCCGAGCTGCTTGCGCTGATCGGCGCATCTCGAGAGTTCCAGATGGGGTAAGGGAGAGGAACGGATGAAGACTTACTACGCGGCCGGGAAGGCCTGGCACTATAGCCACACAATCGGCAGGCGGACGGCGGAGCACAACAACGGGAACCTGGGAGGGTGCGCATGGCCGGCCGACCTGGCGCTCTCCCCGGACGGGCACATCTTCATCCTCAGCAGGGGCTGGGAGAAGGACAACGCCTCGCACAACGCCGACATCTACCGCCGCGTCAGCAAGACGACGATCGATGAGAACCACATTGGCGACTTCGCCCGCGCGGAGTTCACGTGGCCCGCAGGTATCGCCGTGGACCGCGAGGGCAAGGTATACGTATCCGACGAATACGAGCACCACATCAAGGTCTTCGACCCGTCCAGGATCATGGAGTTCCCACAGTACGAACGGAATAACGAGCACATTGCCAGGTGGGGTGTGAAGGGGACCGCGCCGGGGCAGCTTAACGGCCCCAGCGGCCTCCAGTTCGATGCGAACGACGACCTGCTGGTAGTGGACAGCCTCAACCACCGGGTACAGAAGTTCACGAAGAACGGACGTCACATATCCTCATTCGGCTCGTACGGCGCCGGCGAGGGGCGGTTCAACCGCCCGTGGGGCCTTACGGTGGACGCCAAAGGCGATATCTACGTTGCAGACTGGGGCAACAACCGGGTCCAGAAGCTCTCGCCGGACGGCAGGTCCATTATGACCTTCGGTACGCGCGAGGATGGCGGCGAGCTCAACCACCCCGCAGACGTGGCTGTGGACAGTGATGGGGACGTGTACGTGACGGGCTGGGGCAACAACCGGGTGCAGATATACGAGCCCAACGGCAGCATCATCGCAGCGCTCTATGGCGACGCCGACAAGATGTCACGAGCGGCGGAATACTCCATGGCCCGCAACAACGGGCTCAGCCTGGTGGCGTGGCAGTACGTGGACGACGTGCTGGCGGAGCTGCAGCGGTTCGAGAGGCCGACCGGCATCGTCATAGACAAGCAGGACCGGATAATCGTCGCCGACCAGTCGGGCCGGCTCCAGGTCTACGCCAAGCAGAAGCAGTACGCGCCACAGCTATTCTAGAACGCGAGCGCCTTCGGCCTCACGACCAGCACCGGCGCTTCGCTATACCTGATCACCCTGTCCGTAACGCTGCCCAGAAACAGCGCTTGCAGGCCGGAGCGGCCGTGCGTGGACATTGCTACGACGCTGTTCGGAAGCGCCTG
It includes:
- a CDS encoding DUF1800 domain-containing protein encodes the protein MKTRTDIALVAHLMRRAGFGATRAELEQLAEKPYEDIVEDLLHPERRPEVDEHLLFRYHPTTASYGDGGHAQTHWLYRMVMTQRPLEEKIALFWHYVFATGNAKVENGPAMGRQIEGFRKHGLGNYRDLLVRLAQDPAMIYWLDNNHNHKRAPNENWGRELLELFAMGAGNYTEKDVYECARAFTGWNIIARIGVPWGTYPWKFVYKPEDHDFTQKTFLGHTGEFNGEDIIDIVVRQPATSQFIARHLYNFFVADEPQVPAWPIEPPRDPEAVRFIRETFVDSGYEMKPVLRAIFNSDFFKQAMYEKVKSPVDLVVGTLRLTGDMNGPDPRWGEMPRDMSPMGQNVMDPPSVEGWHTGREWINSGAQLLRVNFTSYRFADTSLPGVQDMISRVASTAGETMTAEVLVGRCLELAGPVKAAGATRAELVGHVRNEGPVSWAPDDYDRSARRVAELLALIGASREFQMG
- a CDS encoding universal stress protein, which translates into the protein MRAKAFANLESLASDYLSFISGEIEKEGARDQDHLLLSGDPAEKILQLAQALPNSVVAMSTHGRSGLQALFLGSVTDRVIRYSEAPVLVVRPKALAF